A stretch of DNA from Thermoplasmata archaeon:
TGGGTGATGAAATTGAGGCAAGGAAAACGATCGCTCAAAACAGACAATTATTCTTCCGTGGAATAGCTTACAATGCGCACAGAATGATGGTAATTTTTTTAGTATTTAAGGATTTCTAGGCAGCCTAGGCAGCCGGTGCAGTTGAAATACCCGAAGCGCGATCTATACCGGCGTGAGCCCCAGGACGCTCTGCGCCGTCTCGGTGGTGCTCCTCCTCGCCCTCATTCCGGCGGTGGAGGGCAGAAAGGCGCAGGTGGACACCCTCAACACCGGCGCAGCGGGGGAGACGGTGTTCTACGGCCTGAGCTGGAGGCCAGACGGCTCCTCGGCCCTGATTGTCGGCGATGGTCCTACAGCGCTGATATACAGGCGGGCCACTGGAAGCTTTACTGCCCTTGTCCCCCCGGAGGGGCCCCGTTTCCTGCTTGACTGCGCATGGCGACCCGACGGGGGCTACGCCCTAGTCTCGGGGTCGGGTGGCTCCTTGTACGCGTTCAACGGCGAGGCCCTCGTGCCTCTCGCAACGGGCACCGAGGCCTATCTATACGGGGTCTCGTGGAGCCGGGAGAGCAAAGAGGCGCTTGTGGTCGGAGGGAATGGAACGGTGCTGAGGGTTGTGGAGGGCAGTGTCGAGAGAATTCCCTCGGGAACCTCGGCCACCCTCTTCGACTGCTCCTTCAGGCCCGGTGGGAGCGCCCTGATTGTCGGAGCGGAGGGTACGGTGCTGGAGTATGGGCCCAGCGGAATTAGGCGTCTCGAAATCAACACTACGCAGGGCATCCTTTCGGTATCATGGAACCCGATGGGAACACTGGCGATATTGACCGGTAACAGGGGGACCATCGCCACCTATAACGGAACAACCTTTCACTTCGTCCTCAGGGACATGGACTACACATTCCTCGGCTGCTGCTGGAGGCCTGACGGCTCCTCGGCGCTCGTCTGCGGAGACACGGGCATGATTCTCGACTACAGAGCCGGGAGGCTATCGTGGATAGAGACGGGCCTCGGGAGCCCCCTCCAGGACATAGAGTGGTCCCCGCTCGGCGACACCTTCCTCGCGGTCGGGAACAAAGCCCGTGTGGTCCGCTACCCGAAGGCGGGGGAGGGGGAGGGGGCCTGCCTGCTCGCCAGTCCCATATTCGTCACAGCGGCTCTCCTCTCGCTCGGCGCCGGGGCCGTTCTGTATCTGCTCCTGACCCACCAGAGGCGCCCGGGTCGGAAGGGGAGTGAGGAAGGTACCCCGAGGAGGAAGGAGAGGCGGTGGCGCCGGCGGCGCTGAGGGGCTGGGGGGCGGGGGGTAATGGGGACGCGGACTGGCGGTGAAACGGCCGCGAAATGTGGGAGCAGCCCCAGGTGTGAGTCGTCCAGAAAAAAGGAACGGTTCAGGAGAGCTCGGCGAGAGAATTCGCAAGCCGCGCAATCTCCTCCGGCGAGAGGTTCTCGGCCCTCCTTTCATTAAGGCTGGCCACGCCCTCCAGCTGCTCAAGAGCCCTGGCGAGGAGTCTTCTAAAGAGAGCGGCCCCGTCACGCTCTCCAACCCTGTCCCGCCTAAGCGTGCCGACCCTTCCCCCGCGGGTCCACCCGTCCTGCTCCAAGCTGGGAGCGCCGACGCGCCGGCCCAGCGCGCCCCCGAGCGCCGCCGCTTCGGATAGGAGGGCGTTCCTCACGCTCTTCCTCCTGTGCGAGAAGAGGGCCCTGGCCACGGCCGAAAAGAGCTCCCCGTCGGCGACGTGGAAGGGGCAGGGGCGGGGCCTGAGCTCGACAATGGCAGAGCTGACCTCCGGCTGGGGTGAGAAGGCCGAGGGCGGGACCTCCTCTAGTATTCTGCACTCGGCCCGCCTGTAGACCTCCACGCTCAGCCGCGAGTAGTCCGGGGAGCCCACGGGGGCGCACATCCTCTCTGCGAACTCCCTCTGGTACATCAGGATGCCGAGCTCGAAATCCCTCTCGAGCAAGCGGAATGTTATGGGCGAGGATATCGAGTAGGGCAGGTTGGAGACCACCTTGTTGAACGGCGGGAGCTCGACCCTGAGAGCGTCCGCGAATATAACCTCCACATTGTCCGGAAGGTCCGACAGGAGGGGCCGGAAGCGCCTGTCCCTCTCGATGGCAACCACCCTCCTCACGCGCGGAGCGATTCTGCGCGTCAGGACGCCGCCACCCGGGCCTATCTCGAGGACGATGTCCCTCGGCCCCAGCCGGGCGTACTCCACCTGCCTCTCGGCCACCCGCTCGTCGGTGAGGAGGTGCTGGCCTAGGGCGCGTGTGCGGCGCGAGGTCATGGTAATAGGCAATTCAACTCGGGGCAAAATAGTTTGGTGTTGGGTTTCCCGCCCGGAGTCCGCCCTCGGGTTCGGGCGGCCGGCCCAGGAGGCTGAAACCTTTTTAACCCCCGCCCGGGATACCTCGCGAGGGAATTGAATGACCGACGAGAGCGAATACAGGGCGGTCCTGGCGCGCGCGAGGGCCAAGCTCCCCGAAAAGGTCACCTCGGGCGAGAGGTTCCAGCTCCCAGAGCTGGACATCATCTACGAGGGGAAGAGTACAGTCTTCAGGAACTTCGGCGACATCGTGGACCAGATACGCCGGGAGCCAGGCCACGTACTCGGCTATCTCTTGAAAGAGCTTGGCACCGCCGGCACACTGGACGGGCGGAGGGTGGTGTTCAAGGGCCGCGTGGCGGCCAAGGCCATAGAGGACCGCATCAAGAGCTTCGTGGAGATGTACGTGCTCTGCCAGGAGTGCAACCGACCCGACACCCACCTCCACAAGGAGGGCAGGACCGTGGTGCTGGAGTGCGAGGCCTGCGGGGCCCATAGGCCGGTGACGATACGCAAGGGCCTGAAGCAAGCCGAGGAGCCAGCGCTCGAGGAGGGGAAGGTCTACCAGCTCACCATCGAGGACGTCGGGAGGAAAGGCGACGGGATCGCGAGGAAAGGGGGCTACACGATATTCGTCACGGGCGCGGTCAAAGGCGCCACAGTGAAAGTGAGGATAGAGAAGATATCGAACAACGTGGCCTTCGGGGTGATCTCGCAGGAATGAGGAAGGAGCTCCCCGCGGTGGCGGCGATGGGCCTCCTCTTCGTCACCGCTATAATGCTCGGGATGGTGACGTCGAGCATCCTCCCGGCGGAGTACAGGGTATTCGGCGAGAGGACCGGCGCGTTCGAGAACTCGCTGTACCTCTTCGCCGTTGTGCTCGTCTTCACGGCCGTCATTCTTGCGATCGCGAAATGGGGCAGGGCCCGGCTGATTCAGATAATCATTCTGGCCGCGGTCGGCATGTCCGTTTTCTACGTCTCCTACCCCCCACTGGCGGTTGCGGGCCTCGGGGGCTTAGGCCTCTGGGGTGGAGTTGACGCCGCTCTCCTCTTAGCAGCCCTCATCGGCGCGCTAGCTGTGGTTGCGCTCTACAGATATCCCGAGTGGTACGTCATCGACGCCACGGGCGTGGCAATGGCCGCCGGAGTCACGGCGATATTCGGAATATCACTCCAGACATCCGTCGTCATAGTGGCGCTAATCATCTTCGCAATCTATGACTATATCTCCGTCCACCAAACGAAGCACATGATTGCATTGGCGGACAGTGTGATGGACCTGCGACTGCCCGTGATGCTCGTGATTCCCAAGAAGCTACCCTATTCGTTTCTGAAGCAGAAGAGGCTCAAGCTCCAGCTCGAGGAGAAGTCGGAGAGGGAGGCGATGTTCATGGGCCTCGGGGACATCGTCTTCCCGGGGATGCTGGTGGTCTCGTCCCTAGTTTTTCTGCAAGGGGACGTCACAACGGCTCTCGGCCTGAGGAGTAATCTCGCCGTCGCGCTTGGCACTCTGGCAGGCTGTATCGCCGGCTTCCTGGTTCTTATGCGGTTAGTCCTCAAGGGGGACCCGCAGCCCGGCCTGCCCTTGCTCAACGGCGGCGCGATAGCTGGTTACCTCCTGAGCGCCCTTCTTGTCTACGGCCACCCCGGCCTCACCCTGCCCGGGCTGGGGGTCTGAGGGTGGTTGCGATGCTAATATCTCCCCTCCGCATCCCCGTCGTAATGGAAATTCAACGAAGGAGCGAAGGGTTATGAGGCTGCTCGCACTGGCGGACATTCACTCCTCTAGCAGAGGTGCGGATGCGATTCTGAGGATGGTTGAGGGCCACCGGCCCGACGCGCTCGTCGTCGCCGGGGACCTCACCTCCTTCGGACCCGCAGAGTTTGTCCGCGAGCTCATGAGGCGTGTCCCCGTCCCCGCCCTAACCGTGCCAGGCAACTGCGACCCGCCTGACGTTGAGCTTGAGCTATCGAGAGAGCCGGCCGTGAATCTAAACCTCAGGAGGCTGGAACTCTGTGGAGTCGCTTTCGTCGGTCTCGCGGGCTGGCAGGTTCCCCCAGCGCTGGGCGAGTGGGGCTTCCCCCCACACGAAGCGGCGAGACGGCTCGAGGGCCTCCTCGGGGAGGGGGACGTGCTCATCACCCACGTCCCACCACTTGGACACGTTGACATAGTACCCGGTCGACCCTACCGGGAAGAGAAGACGACGGTGCTTCACGCCGGCTGCGTAGAGCTCGCTCGGGCTGTGCGTCGCTGCAGGCCCGCGCTCGTTATAAGCGGCCACATCCATGAAGCCCGCGGAATTGAAGAAGAGGGCGGAACCATTTTTGTGAACCCTGGACCGGCGCGAGAGGGCTTCGGAGCGATTATTGAGCTCAGGCGCGGCGGAGACGGAGCACGAGCCGAAAGAAAAAATATCCAATTTATAAGAGGATAGACAAAAAAATTCGGATATATAAGCCGAAGGAAAAATGGGATTTTCGAACTTTTGAGCCCATTTATATATATAAATATAACTAATTATATTTATTACTATAAAGCGCATTTGCGGGCAAAAAGAGTGGCGTGAGCGACACACCATGGAGGCATCGAAATGGTGGAATTCGAGACGATTCGATCCGAGAAGAAGGAGTTTGGAAGGAACAACTTCATTGAGGTGGCTCGAAAGAAGGCCAAGACCGACGATGGTGAGAATGAATTCATTTCAGTTTCAAGGGGCTACTTCCTGCCCGATGGGACCGAGAGGTTCAAGAAATCACTCACGATACCCGACGACCCAGCGATAAAAGAGTTTGTCGCCGAGAAGATAAAGACCCTCTAGAAGAAATACCAGCGACCTTTGAATTCCCCTGCGCTCGGGGGGCTAGAATCAGCTCTAAATAAGACCTCCTCTCTGTCTTGTCCAGCCCCAGCTGATGCAGAAGCCCGAGTACCTTTTCGAGTATACTGGCGTAGCGACGCTCATCGACCTTCTTCTCGACCTCCAAGAAGACCCCGAGGCCCTCGACGCGGTCGAGGCAGACCTTGAGGCCCCGCACTCTGAAGATTCTTCGCCTCTTCCTCACAACACCCACGGGCTTGAAACCCAGCCTGAGGAGCAAAGCGCGGGCGGCGGAGGCGCTGCTGACGGCTAGCTCGACCTCCTCGCGCGATTTGCTTCTCCTGTCAAGCTTGGGTCCCTTGTAGGCGATGGAGGCCCCTTTCCTCGAGGCCCTCACCCTGAGGGCTTCGTCGCTCATCTCGAACCTACGGGAGGGATGGGAATAGTAGGTGTCGGTCTGAACCGTTTCTCCGGTCTCCTTGGCGCCCATTTTTTTCAGAGAGCGCAGGATGGCGCGTACGTCGGTGACGCGCGCTTTTGCCTCAACTTCGATCAAACCCTCACCGTCGCGCTCATCCGCCGGATACGACACGAATCACCTTAAGCTCGTCACCGGGCCTGATTCTGGAGTCGACTGGAATTGGCCGGTCGCCCCTAACTATGATTGCGCTCTCCGGGCTCAGCTTCAGCTTCCTGAGTAAGGCGAAGCCGTCCGCGTCCTTCTCCAGCTCGACCAATTCCTTTTTCCTCTCGGGAAGCAGGAGTACACTGACGCTCATGTGGAACGACACAATTAATACGATGCATCGTATTAAGCCTTTGCCCGGCATGCCGCGGCGCATTTCTGCCGAGGTAGCCAAGCCCGGTTCACGGCGGCAGGCTCGAGACCTGCTGGTCCGCAAGGGCCGCGGGAGTTCGAATCTCCCCCTCGGCGCTCAATTCGAGCTAGGCAGCGCCTCGGGTGAGATTCGAAAACGCTGGGAGACCACTTGGTGATTTCCAATGGTCTCCCGCGCCTTGGCGAGCAAGCTCGCCTGCGGTCTCCCCGTCGGCGCTCAATTCGAGCTAGGCAGCGCCTTAGGTGGAATTCGAGGCGGGGCGGAGGAGGGCGGAGGGCGCGGTCTTATGGACCCCCTCCCCAGCGACGCGTACCGGTTGATGCGCGTGCGCGGGAACGCAACTC
This window harbors:
- a CDS encoding WD40 repeat domain-containing protein, with translation MSPRTLCAVSVVLLLALIPAVEGRKAQVDTLNTGAAGETVFYGLSWRPDGSSALIVGDGPTALIYRRATGSFTALVPPEGPRFLLDCAWRPDGGYALVSGSGGSLYAFNGEALVPLATGTEAYLYGVSWSRESKEALVVGGNGTVLRVVEGSVERIPSGTSATLFDCSFRPGGSALIVGAEGTVLEYGPSGIRRLEINTTQGILSVSWNPMGTLAILTGNRGTIATYNGTTFHFVLRDMDYTFLGCCWRPDGSSALVCGDTGMILDYRAGRLSWIETGLGSPLQDIEWSPLGDTFLAVGNKARVVRYPKAGEGEGACLLASPIFVTAALLSLGAGAVLYLLLTHQRRPGRKGSEEGTPRRKERRWRRRR
- the rsmA gene encoding 16S rRNA (adenine(1518)-N(6)/adenine(1519)-N(6))-dimethyltransferase RsmA; amino-acid sequence: MTSRRTRALGQHLLTDERVAERQVEYARLGPRDIVLEIGPGGGVLTRRIAPRVRRVVAIERDRRFRPLLSDLPDNVEVIFADALRVELPPFNKVVSNLPYSISSPITFRLLERDFELGILMYQREFAERMCAPVGSPDYSRLSVEVYRRAECRILEEVPPSAFSPQPEVSSAIVELRPRPCPFHVADGELFSAVARALFSHRRKSVRNALLSEAAALGGALGRRVGAPSLEQDGWTRGGRVGTLRRDRVGERDGAALFRRLLARALEQLEGVASLNERRAENLSPEEIARLANSLAELS
- a CDS encoding translation initiation factor IF-2 subunit beta; this encodes MTDESEYRAVLARARAKLPEKVTSGERFQLPELDIIYEGKSTVFRNFGDIVDQIRREPGHVLGYLLKELGTAGTLDGRRVVFKGRVAAKAIEDRIKSFVEMYVLCQECNRPDTHLHKEGRTVVLECEACGAHRPVTIRKGLKQAEEPALEEGKVYQLTIEDVGRKGDGIARKGGYTIFVTGAVKGATVKVRIEKISNNVAFGVISQE
- a CDS encoding presenilin family intramembrane aspartyl protease PSH, coding for MRKELPAVAAMGLLFVTAIMLGMVTSSILPAEYRVFGERTGAFENSLYLFAVVLVFTAVILAIAKWGRARLIQIIILAAVGMSVFYVSYPPLAVAGLGGLGLWGGVDAALLLAALIGALAVVALYRYPEWYVIDATGVAMAAGVTAIFGISLQTSVVIVALIIFAIYDYISVHQTKHMIALADSVMDLRLPVMLVIPKKLPYSFLKQKRLKLQLEEKSEREAMFMGLGDIVFPGMLVVSSLVFLQGDVTTALGLRSNLAVALGTLAGCIAGFLVLMRLVLKGDPQPGLPLLNGGAIAGYLLSALLVYGHPGLTLPGLGV
- a CDS encoding metallophosphoesterase family protein, whose protein sequence is MRLLALADIHSSSRGADAILRMVEGHRPDALVVAGDLTSFGPAEFVRELMRRVPVPALTVPGNCDPPDVELELSREPAVNLNLRRLELCGVAFVGLAGWQVPPALGEWGFPPHEAARRLEGLLGEGDVLITHVPPLGHVDIVPGRPYREEKTTVLHAGCVELARAVRRCRPALVISGHIHEARGIEEEGGTIFVNPGPAREGFGAIIELRRGGDGARAERKNIQFIRG
- the cyaB gene encoding class IV adenylate cyclase, with product MIEVEAKARVTDVRAILRSLKKMGAKETGETVQTDTYYSHPSRRFEMSDEALRVRASRKGASIAYKGPKLDRRSKSREEVELAVSSASAARALLLRLGFKPVGVVRKRRRIFRVRGLKVCLDRVEGLGVFLEVEKKVDERRYASILEKVLGLLHQLGLDKTERRSYLELILAPRAQGNSKVAGISSRGSLSSRRQTLLSLGRRVS